The DNA window TAAATGACGAAGTGTTCTATAGTGCCGATATGACGTTCCAGCCTGAGCTGTTACAACAACTTGTTTATAGAAGAGGATGCCGTAAAATCCTTCATGAAGTACAGCTTACAGGTCCAGGTGAAGTGCACACGACACTACAAGAGCTTCTCTCTTTGCCAAAGGATATCCGTGCAAAGATCTCCTTAATGCATTATGGAGATGAAATGGAGTTATTTGTCGGGCAAACTGGGGAAATGCAATTTCTGAAGCAGCATGAAATCTACATGCTATAAGTACATAAGCAGCCCCTCGGATAACAAAATCCGCGGGGCTGTTTCTTGTAACTAGATTCATTTATTGGAAGTTTGGTAACGAGTCGAGATTATTACTTGGATCTCCATCGGCGTCACCGCGAATATACATTTCTCCGTCTCTACCTTTAAACACATTAACACCGGCGATTGCTCCAGCCTTCACTTCTTGTAATGCCTGTTCATACTCGAGAACTCTTCCACTAGAAGTTTTAAAACGGGTCAAATCTCCGTCCCCATTTTTCTGAACCGCGATAAATGTTTCTCTGGTGTTAAGTGCCATATTATATCACATCTCCTCAGTTCTTAATGTCCCTGTTCGGGGATGTGTATAGCTTGTCCCTTTTTCCCATATTTATGTTATATTACAAAGGATATATAACATCTGCTGTTCAACTACTTAAAGAGGCTTCTCCATTCGCACATGGGGTATGCCTGCATCATCGAAAGGTTCAGTTGAGATCGTCACATAACCTAGTTTGCTATAGAATGATTCGGCTTGACATTGTGCATCAAGAACGGATTTGCTCAGTCCTAGTTCACGGGCAAGTTCTTCAAGTGCGAGTAGCAGTATTCTTCCAATGCCTTGAGAACGAAACGTTTGACGAACAGCGATTCTCTGCATTTTAGCCGAGTTATCCTTATAATAGGTCAGTCTCCCCGTAGCGGCATAAACTCCGTCCTGCTCGATCAACACATGATGTACGTCCGGGCTTAACACATCAAACTCGTCGATCTCCAGATCAATCGGAACCATCTGTTCCTTTACAAACACTTCCTTACGAATATCTAGGCATTTCTCCAATTGCTCATTATTTTCTACGTGTATAATTTTAGCAGCAGTCATCCCTACAGATTCCCCTCCATTGTTGTCTTTTATAACTTTATTCTAAGTCATATAAAGTACTCTTAAGTTGCATCATTATACAAAAAATCGGTTGTCATGTATAGTTAAACTGTCCAACTTTATTATAACTTTGGAGAGGAGTTGTCATGAATTATGATCTTTGGAGTGACCATTGCTGCATCTGTGTTAATTGCTGTAGTGTTAATCCTACTGATGTACTATACAACTAAAAAAGGCTATTCTCGCAAATGGGACGAAGATTGATTATGAAATAGAAAAAGTTACTCTTTTGAATATACATCTCCTATTATAGTTGGAGCATATACTCCGTCCGACACCGAAGGACTGGTGTCTATTAGTGTTTTTGATTGCCGCTGCAGGGTCTCAGAATCGGGCGATAAACTACATCCACTAATCAATAGAAGCGTTACACTTACACACCCCATAACTAAAACCATTCGGATATATACAACCCACTCTTGTCTACAATGACGAGATAGTTTAATGTTACGTATCATATCCACTCAACCTACTTTCTTTTATCGTCGTATATGACTCATTGTTGTCTCTGGTGAGTTGCTTTATACGCTTGTATAGACGGGAAGTTGTGCTGAAAATAGTTTGACATAACCCTATCATCCTGATAATATAAATTTTATCTTCGCTATATTCATGATCTGCTAGCTCAGCTGGGAGAGCACTATCTTGACAGGGTAGGGGTCAGTGGTTCGAACCCACTGCAGATCATACTAGGAAACCCTTGAGGCCATTGGCTTCAAGGGTTTTTGCTTGTTTATATATAATACTGCTTTTTGTGATTTGGGGGCGGGTTTTGTAAACCCATTAATAACCTTCCTACAAATAATTCAAAAATTTTATTTTGAATTTATATGTATCTTTTTCTTACATCAATGATCCTTTTTTATACACTAATCCCAACATCATTTTACATAATTTATCTATTTAGGAGGAATTAAGTAGTTTTTTATCGAATTATATATTATCACTATAGTCCTGGTGCGGACAGTACTATGGTGAGATCCGCAATCACGGACGCCTGTCGACAGCGAACGTCTAAAATAAATACTTTTTAGATTGGGAGCTGTTCAGTTTGGATTTATTCCGTAGAATTGAAGAACTCCGCTTGGAGTTAAACCAGCTATCGACCTATAAACGGTTGATCGATCAGGAAGTTATAAGAGTAAGTCAACAACTAGATGATGCATTAAATGAATACTATAAGTTGCATAAATAAAAAGTAATCAGTTGATCAAAGGGAGTCGCGAAAGCGGCTCCTTTAAGTAATGATATAAAAGGTGATTTTCAATAAACAAACTACGAGAATTAAGGTTTGCTATTAGATAGTTTCAGTTATATTAATTTTAAACGACAAAACTCCACCGACCGAAGTCAGCAGAGCTCTGTACAAATGGATTCCAAACTAATCAAATAAATGCACAGGAAACGATAACAAGAAGAATGAACAGAACCAAGATAACCCCAGTTGATGTAAATGCTCCACCAATGCCACAACCAATTCCACCTATTTCACCCATGTGTTTCCCTCCTTGTATTTTGCGTACATTTCATCATATTCTAATGTAGCTTAATCGACTGGGCTTATTGTACTACTCTAGGCTTATTATACTGTCTAAATTATCAGTGCTTGTATTACAAGTTTGGTGGTCTTACCTCTGAAGGTACGACCCTTTGTTTGTGTGCACCCTTTTTGTGCTCCCACCTGTAGCGTTGTCTCCACAAATAAAAAAGCACCCATTAAGATGCTTGGTACCTACAAATTTCTTCTTATCTCAGTACATCTGCTTGCTCCTCTATCGTATCTCCCCCTATCCTCATCACTATTCGACGAAAGAAGTATTTCCCTGCTACACAAAAAAGCCACCTATTGGTGACTATAGGCAGCCCAATTTATTTAGGTCAAGTGTCACTAATCCTGTCTAGACATAATATGAATTAACCATAGACGAAAGGAGAAAATCAATGAATCAGGAAAACTATAACGTACTAGGATCTCAGCAAAGGGATCCCCAACCATATCATCACGGACATGAACATATGCATCAACCTCATTTTCATACCCATGGTCAACAACAAGGCCAACACTTCATCCATCATCATCATCACCATCATTACCACTATCATCACATGATGAGAGAGCAAAATACCACTCAAAGAGAAGATTAAAAATAACCATTGCAGATCCTAATGAATAACCCTTGAGGCATTTTGCTTCAGGGGTTTTTGCTTTCTAAATCAGCATGATCCAAGTGGAAATCCGGTTATGGTATTTAAATCGTGGTTTTCCGTTAATAATCTCCAATGAGGATAAAATAACTCCAATGAAGCAAAATAGCTAAACATGTGATTAAACAGTATTTATATTGGAGGAAACGGTATCGATGCTTAAATTCAAAACTATGCTGATTCTGCTCGTAACCATGTCGATATACAGTGGGAATGCTGTTGCTTCGCCTACATCGCAGGTTGTTAAAGACAGGAGCTATTATGAGGAGCGAGGCGACATCGTTTGGGAGGTACCCACTCAGAAAAAGACGATTGCTTTTACGTTCGATGATGGTCCAGATCGTAAGCAAACGCCAAAAATCCTGGAGGTTTTGGACCAATATCAAGCAAAAGCTACCTTTTTTGTCGTTGGTGAGCGTGTCGAACGTTTCCCTGAAATCGTTAAGCTCGTACTAAGTAAAGGACATGAAGTTGGAAATCACTCTTTTTACCATCCATCTTTCCAGAATATTTCCAAGGAAAAAGCCGTGAACGAAATTGGAAAAACACAACAAGCCATACTTAAGGCAACAGGGCACACTGCGGTACTATTTCGACCACCAGGCGGTTCCTATGATCAAAACATCATTAATGTATCTAAGCAAAATAACTTACAGCTAATCTTATGGTCATGGCATCAGGATACCAAAGATTGGAGAGCTCCGGGTGTTCAGCGTATCGCCAATAAAGTCCTAAAAAATGTTCGAAATGGCGATATCATTCTTATGCATGATTATGTATATAATAGTTCGCAAACGTCGGAGGCTTTAAAAATTATATTACCTGAGCTTAAAAAACAAGGTTATTCATTTGTCACCGTGTCCCAATTGCTATCGCAAAAAGACAATCCAAATACTCATATTAAAGTAACTCAATAATTACCAAACCAACACATAAATATAGGGATGATCCTTCACATAAGGGTCATCCCTTTTTTTGAGGATACCATACTTACTATACTTTAATATTGACTAAGTAGCTAAAATTCACTACAATTCAGTAGAATCCAATATAGACAGGTGATAAATCATATGAGCAAACCAGCGTATCGCGTATTATTATTTTATAAATTCACAAATATTGCTTCGCCAGAGGTTTTTACGGCAGAGCATTTGCAATATTGTAAGGACCTCGGCGTTAAAGGACGTATTCTAATTGCCTCTGAGGGGATCAATGGAACCGTGTCGGGTACAGTAGAACAAACAGATCGTTATATGGCAGACCTTCTCGCTAATCCACTATTTACAGACACTGTATTTAAAATTGATGACGTAGAAGAACATGCCTTCAAAAAAATATTCGTAAGACATAAAAAGGAACTGGTTACTTTCCGCTATGAACAAGAGCTGGATCCTAATAAACTAAGTGGGAAGAGATTGTCCCCGACGGAGTTTTACGAACAGTTGCAACAAGAAGATGTCGTAGTTATTGACGGACGAAATGATTATGAATATGAGATCGGTCATTTCCGCGGGGCTATCCGTCCGGACGTAGAATCATTCCGTGAATTTCCGGATTGGATTCGCCAGAATATGAGTCAATATAAAGACAAGAAAGTACTCACTTATTGCACTGGAGGAATCCGCTGCGAGAAATTGACTGGGTTTCTGATCAATGAAGGGTTCTCGGATGTCGCGCAGCTTGAAGGTGGGATTGTGACTTACGGAAAAGACCCTGAAACTAAGGGGCGGTTGTTTGACGGAAAATGTTATGTGTTCGATGAACGTATCTCCGTTCCGATCAATCAAACCGAAGAGGATGTCGTCATTGCAAGCTGTCATCATTGCGGTGTGACACACGACCGCTATATAAATTGCCCAGTATGTAACCTGCAGTATGTATGCTGCGAAGAATGTGAAACGGAGCACCAAAGCTTCTGTTCCGATGCTTGCCATGACGCCATATTACCCGCTAAGCATGGCTAAATTCACCTCACGCCAAGGAAGTTAAGGGAGTGTCGATTATGAAGCCGTTAAATGAATTGTCCACTAGAGACCAGATTCTCCAAATGATGAAAACCTCTGGGCCTCTTAGCGCCAAAGATATAACAGATCGCCTGCAAATTACTGAAATGGCGGTTCGCCGCCATCTCGGAACAATGGAACGGGATGGATTGATTGAATCCAAAATGATTCGCCAAACTTTAGGTCGTCCTACTGCGGTATATGGGCTAACCGAACTTGCTCAGAGCTTATTTCCTAAGAACTATCATACGCTTACTCTAGACCTACTGGGAGAATTAGCCGAGGACGCCGGCGAAGATACAGTCAATCGACTCTTTGAGCGACGCAGAGATAAATTGAAGCATCAATATGAAGCCGAGCTGAAAGACAGACCATTCCCGGACAAAGTGCGTAGACTCGCAGAAATTCAAAATGATAATGGTTATATGACAGAACTTGAATCTAGTGGAGAGAACGAGTTTATTCTAAAAGAACACAACTGTCCTATTTCGCAAATTGCAGATCGCTACAATCATGCTTGTGAATGCGAACTAAATCTGTTTGAATCTCTTCTAGATGCACACGTTGAAAGAACTGAATGCCTCGCTCAGAACGGCAGAAGATGTCTATATATTATCCGTAAAGAAAAATAAACCTTCGGAACCGCATAGGGTTCCGAAGGTTTTTTATATATCAAAAGCTTGTAGCTCTTCTTCTATTCTTTCTTTAATCAAAGTTAAGCATTCTTCAGGGGTTTTGCCAAATACCCTCTTTGCGTTCACTAAGGCATACGGTCTTAGTTTGCATAAACCACATAAACTGAGGCACTCTGTACGTAGCACCGCTACTTCAGGATATTCTTGTTCTAAATCTTCTAACTCAAGTGCGCTCATCAGATTACTGTCGCAGATTTCAACAACTACGATACCGAGCCCCATCATGTCTCACTCCAAACTTAGGCAAAATTCTTTACGATCTATCATTATGATGAAAGACCTACGCATTGTCAATCCGTTTACGCCATATAACATACTTAACATACATTTATGTTGACTAAGTATACCATGAGGGCTATAATAATATATATCAAGTACAACAATCTACATATATTAGAGAGGATGAATTTAATAATGGCACATCAATTACCAGCTCTACCTTACGCTAACAACGCACTTGAACCGCATATCGATGAACAAACAATGACGATTCACCATGACCGTCACCACAATACCTATGTAACTAATCTAAATGCAGCTTTGGAATCTGCTCCTGAGCTTCAATCCAAATCTTTGGAAGATTTGATTGCTAACTTGGATAGCGTTCCTGAAGCAATCCGTACCGCAGTTCGTAACAACGGTGGCGGTCACGCGAACCACTCCTTGTTCTGGGAAATCATCGGACCAAATGGCGGTGGCCAACCTTCCGGTAAACTGGCTGATGCAATCAACAATGAACTAGGTGGTTTTGACAAATTCAAAGAAGATTTTGCTAAAGCTGCAACAACTCGCTTCGGTAGCGGTTGGGCGTTCCTTGCAGTTGATGCTGACGGCAAATTGTCCGTATACAGCCTCCCTAATCAAGATTCCCCAATCATGGAAGGCAAGACTCCAATTCTTGGCCTTGATGTATGGGAGCATGCTTACTACTTGAAATATCAAAACAAACGTCCTGATTATATTGCAGCATTCTTCAATGTAATTAACTGGGCTGAAGTTGAGAAACGTTACGAAGCAGCTACTAAGTAATAACGGACTGCATTGTACATTATAGAAGAAAGACGCTCTCCACGGAGAGCGTCTTTCTGTATTTAAAGTCATACTGCACACCTCATATATTCTTACTCTTTAAGGTTCTTCACCGAGCTCCTGACAACCAGTGTAGGTGCTACACTATGGCGGATAGACTCCCGAGAGTTACCTGTGAGCGTCAATAACATCGAAGCTGCTGCGTCGCACATCATTTCTTTTTCCACACGCATTGTAGTTAATGCTCTATCAACATGATCTCCATAATGAGTATCATCAAATCCAGCAATAGAAACTCTCTCTGGTATTGCAATCTCCCGTTCTTCTAAAAGCCCTCTCAGAATATAAGCAATTCGGTCATTTCCGCAAAAAAATGCAGTCGGTATTGCTCTCAATCCATCGAGAAATTGTGCGATTTCTGCTTCCGTTTGATTATAACCTTCTGAGGATGTCAGACAATATTCACGCTGAACCTCTAGGCCGTGCGTCTGCATCGCTTTCCAATAACCAAACCAACGCTCTTCATGGCTCGTCGTCAAATTTGTCGGACCGATAAACCCAATCTCTTCATGTCCACCATCGATAAGAAAAGACACTACTTCGTAAGCCCCTTCCATATTAGCGGAAGTGACGACGGGACAAGGTAAATCCCGATAATAAGAATCCAGCATAACAAGTGGAGTATCCATATCCCATATAAGCCGCGCATACGCTTTATCGATAATGCCAAACAAAATTACGCCACGGTAAGATATATCTGTAAATAGTCCAGGAAGCTTAAGCCCCGTCTCCATCTCTTGATCAATCGGTGCAATTACGGCGTTATATCCTTTTTTACGAATACTCTTCTCTAGTCCCCATATCATGTCATGATAAAACTGAAAATGATCGTTATCCTGATAACTCATAATACGTTCAGGGACAAGCACAAGGATGTTGGCTGCTGCAGACTCTTTGGTAGCAAATGGACCGTAACCCATCTCTCTAGCCGTGTGTAACACGAGTGCGCGCATTTCTTCACTGACACCCTTCTTGTTCATTAAAGCCAGCGATACCGCATTCTTTGATATTTCCAGTTTGCTGGCAATATCTTGCATGGATACTTTCTTTTTACGGCCCAATCTTTTCATTCCTTTCGAATCATGCTAAACTTAACCTAATATACTTTACAAAATAATTTTTTGTCAAGTTTGTCAAGTTAATCAAACATGAATAACTGGAGGAATAAACATTGAGTTACGCAGTTGGAATTGATATCGGTGGCACGAAAACTGCCATCGGACTGATAGACTCCTCCGGAGTCATCCTTGCTAAGACGTCCTTGCCGACAGATTTGTCTATTAAGCCTGATGAGATGGTTGACCGGATGGCTGAAGCAGTCAAGGATTTGATTACAGCTCAAGGTATTCAAGAATCCGATTTACTTGGTATTGGTGTTGGCGCACCGGGACCACTTAATTCGAAAACAGGTTACATTGTCAAACCACCCAATTTACCAACATGGTGGG is part of the Paenibacillus segetis genome and encodes:
- a CDS encoding DUF3892 domain-containing protein, whose amino-acid sequence is MALNTRETFIAVQKNGDGDLTRFKTSSGRVLEYEQALQEVKAGAIAGVNVFKGRDGEMYIRGDADGDPSNNLDSLPNFQ
- a CDS encoding GNAT family N-acetyltransferase; its protein translation is MTAAKIIHVENNEQLEKCLDIRKEVFVKEQMVPIDLEIDEFDVLSPDVHHVLIEQDGVYAATGRLTYYKDNSAKMQRIAVRQTFRSQGIGRILLLALEELARELGLSKSVLDAQCQAESFYSKLGYVTISTEPFDDAGIPHVRMEKPL
- a CDS encoding aspartyl-phosphate phosphatase Spo0E family protein — its product is MDLFRRIEELRLELNQLSTYKRLIDQEVIRVSQQLDDALNEYYKLHK
- a CDS encoding sporulation protein YjcZ, translating into MGEIGGIGCGIGGAFTSTGVILVLFILLVIVSCAFI
- a CDS encoding polysaccharide deacetylase family protein, with protein sequence MLILLVTMSIYSGNAVASPTSQVVKDRSYYEERGDIVWEVPTQKKTIAFTFDDGPDRKQTPKILEVLDQYQAKATFFVVGERVERFPEIVKLVLSKGHEVGNHSFYHPSFQNISKEKAVNEIGKTQQAILKATGHTAVLFRPPGGSYDQNIINVSKQNNLQLILWSWHQDTKDWRAPGVQRIANKVLKNVRNGDIILMHDYVYNSSQTSEALKIILPELKKQGYSFVTVSQLLSQKDNPNTHIKVTQ
- the trhO gene encoding oxygen-dependent tRNA uridine(34) hydroxylase TrhO, which codes for MSKPAYRVLLFYKFTNIASPEVFTAEHLQYCKDLGVKGRILIASEGINGTVSGTVEQTDRYMADLLANPLFTDTVFKIDDVEEHAFKKIFVRHKKELVTFRYEQELDPNKLSGKRLSPTEFYEQLQQEDVVVIDGRNDYEYEIGHFRGAIRPDVESFREFPDWIRQNMSQYKDKKVLTYCTGGIRCEKLTGFLINEGFSDVAQLEGGIVTYGKDPETKGRLFDGKCYVFDERISVPINQTEEDVVIASCHHCGVTHDRYINCPVCNLQYVCCEECETEHQSFCSDACHDAILPAKHG
- a CDS encoding helix-turn-helix transcriptional regulator — translated: MKPLNELSTRDQILQMMKTSGPLSAKDITDRLQITEMAVRRHLGTMERDGLIESKMIRQTLGRPTAVYGLTELAQSLFPKNYHTLTLDLLGELAEDAGEDTVNRLFERRRDKLKHQYEAELKDRPFPDKVRRLAEIQNDNGYMTELESSGENEFILKEHNCPISQIADRYNHACECELNLFESLLDAHVERTECLAQNGRRCLYIIRKEK
- a CDS encoding DUF1450 domain-containing protein, whose amino-acid sequence is MGLGIVVVEICDSNLMSALELEDLEQEYPEVAVLRTECLSLCGLCKLRPYALVNAKRVFGKTPEECLTLIKERIEEELQAFDI
- a CDS encoding superoxide dismutase; translated protein: MAHQLPALPYANNALEPHIDEQTMTIHHDRHHNTYVTNLNAALESAPELQSKSLEDLIANLDSVPEAIRTAVRNNGGGHANHSLFWEIIGPNGGGQPSGKLADAINNELGGFDKFKEDFAKAATTRFGSGWAFLAVDADGKLSVYSLPNQDSPIMEGKTPILGLDVWEHAYYLKYQNKRPDYIAAFFNVINWAEVEKRYEAATK
- a CDS encoding LacI family DNA-binding transcriptional regulator, which produces MKRLGRKKKVSMQDIASKLEISKNAVSLALMNKKGVSEEMRALVLHTAREMGYGPFATKESAAANILVLVPERIMSYQDNDHFQFYHDMIWGLEKSIRKKGYNAVIAPIDQEMETGLKLPGLFTDISYRGVILFGIIDKAYARLIWDMDTPLVMLDSYYRDLPCPVVTSANMEGAYEVVSFLIDGGHEEIGFIGPTNLTTSHEERWFGYWKAMQTHGLEVQREYCLTSSEGYNQTEAEIAQFLDGLRAIPTAFFCGNDRIAYILRGLLEEREIAIPERVSIAGFDDTHYGDHVDRALTTMRVEKEMMCDAAASMLLTLTGNSRESIRHSVAPTLVVRSSVKNLKE